In Chryseobacterium salivictor, the DNA window AATGCCGTATTCTCATCAGACAATCCTTCGGCAACGATTGAACTTTTGAAGTTGTAAAACTTTTAAAATATTCTCATCAATAAAAATCCCATTTAGCTAAAAAACTAAATGGGATTTACTTTTAAAATCTTTCATCAAAAAATTGATTCAGATATTTATGGTTTTTTTAGAAAATTTCTCTTCCTGAGAAGTGGAAAGCTGCTTCAATTAAAGCATTTTCATCTGAATCTGAACCATGTACCGCATTCTCTCCTACGCTTCTTGCAAACATTTTTCTGATGGTTCCTTCTGCAGCATCTGCAGGATTTGTCGCACCGATTAAAGTTCTGAAATCTTCAACAGCATTGTCTTTTTCCAAAACTGCTGCAACGATAGGTCCTGAACTCATAAAGTCAACCAATTCTCCGTAAAAAGGTCTTTCTGCGTGAACTTCATAGAATTTTTTGGCATCAGCAACGGTAAGTTGAGTCAATTTTAAAGCTTTCACTTTGTAACCAGCTTCAGAAATTTTTCCTAAAATAGCACCGATATGTCCGTCTGCAACAGCATCCGGTTTGATCATGGTGAATGTAATTTTACCTGACATAAATCTTGTTTTATTGTGGTGCGAAAATACAAAAAACTTTTATATATTTGTAATGAAAATTCTTACAGAGAATTGCTGAATTTATTTGGCACGGAAATTGTAAATTTATTTTCGATTCTCATGTTTAATTTGAGTTTTCATGGTTATTAGTTTTTACCCAGCTTCGGCTGGGTTTTTTATTGGGCAGAATTCTCTTCGGCCTCTTCCATTATTTTCAAATAAGTGATGTACCGCGTTTCCTCTATTTCGCCCGATTCTACAGCTTCCAGAACAGCGCATTTTGGCTCATTGATATGCATACAGTTATGAAATTTACATTTCCTGCCTGTTTTGAAAATCTCGGGAAAGTAGTGTTGAATTTCTTCTTTTTCCACATCGATCATTGCGAATTCGCGAACTCCCGGTGTATCGATCACGCTTCCACCAAATTTCCAAAAATGCATTTGTGCAAAAGTAGTCGTATGTTTTCCTTTCAAATGAGTTTCGGAAATGGCCGAGGTTTTAATATTGACTCCAGGCTGCATCGCATTCACCAAAGTAGATTTCCCGCTTCCTGAATGGCCAAAAAATACAGAAACCTTGTCCTTAATAATACTTTTCAAAACCTCTAAATTCAAATTTGAATAAGAAGAAATTTCTAAAGTTTCATAACCGATATTTTGATAAAGGCCTTCTATTTCTTTCGTCAATTCCTTTTCTTCTTCTGAAAGCACATCCATTTTATTAAATAAAATCAACGGCTTGATGTTGTATGCTTCACAACACGACAAAAAGCGATCGAGAAAACCATAAGAAGTTTCCGGATGTTTAAGGGTGAAAATAAAGCAGGCGATATCAATATTCGAGGCGATGATATGAGCTTCTTTTGAAAGATTTACCGCTTTTCTGATCAGATAATTTTTCCTTGGTTCAATCTTAGTAATCCACGCGACATCGTCCTGTTCCAAGGAAAACTCCACCAAATCTCCTACCGCAAGCGGATTGGTCAACCGGGTTTTTATCAGTTTAAATTTTCCCCGAATTCTCGCCTCGAAAAATTTTCCGGTTTCATATTCTAAAACCTGATACCAACTTCCGGTGGATTTTGTAATGAGTCCTTTCACGAATGATTATTGAGGAAAATTAATTTTAAAAATAAGAATTAAATATTGTTTTGCACTTCAATCGATTCTTCGTGAATGGCTTTGAAAACTTTTTCAATAAATTCTGCCGACATGCCGGATTCATCAGCTTTCTGAATGGCATATTCCGTAATCACCTTCCATCTTTCCGGTTGGAAAATGGCGATGTTATTATCTTTTTTCAAATTTCCGATTTTCTCAGAAATTTTCATCCTTTGAGATAATAATTCGATCAACTGAAAATCTAAATCAGAAATTAAAGTTCTGTGACGTCCCATTTCTCCATCAAAAGCCGAAATATCAGAATTTCTGACTTTTAAATTTTGCAGTAATTCTGACAGAGTTTCCGGTGTGATTTGCTGTGCAGCATCACTCCAGGCTTCATCGGGATTGCAGTGAGTTTCTATCATTATACCTTCATAGCCGACATTCAATGCTTCCTGGGCGATGCCTGCCAATCCGGTTCTGTTACCGCAAATATGCGACGGATCTACCAACATGGGAATATTAGGAAACTGATTTTTAAAATCCAGAGCAATCTGCCAATTGGGAATATTTCTATATTTTGTTTTTTGGTAAGTGGAAAAACCGCGGTGAAGAACACCCAGGTTTTTAACATCCTGACCTAAAAGTCTTTCTAAAGCTCCGATCCACAAAGCCAAATCCGGATTCACGGGATTTTTCACCAGGATCGTTTTATCCGTTCCTTTTAAAGCCTCAGCAATTTCCTGCACGGTAAATGGATTCACAGTTGAGCGGGCGCCAATCCATAAAATATCGACATCTGCTTCTAAAGCGGCAGCGACGTGATGTGCATTTGCTACTTCTGTCGCCGTTTGAAATCCGTATTCTTCTTTAACTTTTTTCAACCAGTTCAGACCGATTACTCCTACTCCTTCAAAACCGTTAGGTTTTGTTCTTGGCTTCCAAATTCCGGCACGGAAAATTGGCACATCAGCATTTGATTCTTTGATTCTTTTAGCGGTTTCCAGCATTTGTGCTTCACTTTCTGCACTGCAAGGTCCGGCAATAATCAATGGTTTGGAAAATTCTTTGATCCAATTATTTTCTAAGGTCTGTAAATTCATATTAAAGATTGAAGAGTATACTATTAATTAAAATCCAATTTAAAAAAATCATCTAATTCTTTTAAGACTGGGTTTATCTCGGCAAATTTATCAAAAATCTTTCGTTTAGTAATAATTTCTTTTTTCATTGATAAATCAGCGCGATATTCGATCGAGATATTGTGATTATTTACTTTATGCATAAAATGATTGAAGAAATCTGCACGTACTTTCTCAAATTCTGCCCTCGCTGATTCTGAAGGATACGTAACTTCTACAATATTTTCGTTTTTTTTCTGAAGTTTAAAAGAACCGATTGCATTAAAAATAATAATATCTTTTTGCTGAAGTTCCTGTAAGAATTTTTGCCATTCGCCTTTTAAATCAGTTTCACTAAAGTGTTGACTGGGCAAATTTTCTTTTTTCGAGTCGGTTATTTTTTCCGGTTCTTCCTCTGATTTTTCTAAAGCCGCACTGATGCTGAATGCAGACGGTCTTTTGGGTAAACCAATGGGTTCTGTTGTTTTCAAAACCACTTTTTTGATTTCCTCGGGGATTTCTTTAGCGACTTCTTTTGGTGTTTCTTTAGTAACTGCAGGATTTACCAATACCTTAGAACTAAGAAACGGTGCTAAAATCAGATATTTTTTTTTTTAGAGTCTGCCGCGTTTACAGATAAGGAAGAAAGTTGCATCAACGCAATCTCGACTGTTAACCGGGGATTTTTAGAATTTTTATAATTAATGTCTGCATGATTACAAATTTCAATCGCATCCACCAATTGTTGAGCGTTCCATTTTTTACTCTGTTCTAAAAACTTGATTTTTGTTTTTTCTCCTACCTCAATCAAACTTAAGGTCTGAGGATTCTGAGCCATCATTAAATCCCGGAAATGACTGCCTAAACCTGCAATAAAAATATGCGGATCAAATCCTTTTTTAATAATTTCATTTAAAGCAAATAAAGTGTCAGAGATTTTATTTTCATGCGCCAGATCAACAATAGAAAGATATTGTTCGTAATCAAGAACATTTAAAACCTCGGCTGCTTTGGCCAAAGTAATATTTTTCTGAGAAAAAGTAGAAAGCCTGTCGAAGATCGAAAGTGCGTCACGAAGCGCTCCATCTGCTTTTTGAGCAATTAAATAAAGTGCATCGTCTTCATATTGAATACCTTCCTTATCGGCGATTTTCTGTAAATGAAGCTGAATATCTTCAATGGTGATTCTCTTGAAATCATAAATCTGACAACGCGATAAAATGGTAGGTATGATCTTATGTTTCTCGGTCGTCGCCAAAATAAAAATAGCGTGCGCCGGTGGTTCTTCCAACGTTTTCAGAAAGGCATTAAAAGCCGCCTGAGACAACATGTGAACCTCATCAATAATATAAATTTTATACTTTCCAACTTGTGGTGCAAACCGCACCTGATCGGTCAGTTCGCGAATATCATTAACAGAGTTATTAGAAGCCGCATCGAGTTCGAAAATATTATAGGCAAAACCGTCTTCTGAGGTAGAACCGTCTCTCTCATTGATTTTCCGCGCAAGAATCCTTGCACAGGTTGTTTTACCAACACCTCTCGGTCCACAAAAAAGTAAAGCTTGCGCCAACTGATTTTCCCCGATGGCATGCTCTAGAGTTTCTGTAATATGACCTTGCCCCACAACAGTATCAAACTCTTGCGGACGGTATTTTCTTGCAGAAACCACGAAATTTTCCATTGGCCAAAAATAAGCAAATAAATGAGAAAATGAAATAGAAGCCGAAAATTAATAAGGCAGAAATTGTAATCTCAATTAAACAGGTTTTGGAACCGGGCTTTTTTAAAAACAAAAAACTCTCAAACTTTTATATTTAAGAGTTTTTAAAATTGATGTATAGAATTAATTTACATTTCCTTTTTCGAGAATTTCACGGTTCTGGTATTCCTGAACAAGATCGATAGCATTCGTTACTACATCGCTTAAAGCGGTAATAAATGTTCCTTCCTCTGCCATGCTCATTGCGTGTTTAAGGGCTTCAATCTCTTTGGGAATGCTTTCGTAAGTCACATTTCTGCCCGCTTCCTGAATTCCGGAAATAAGCAGCTCGTTGATTTCCTCTTCGGTTCTTCCACGCAGATGTTTTTCGTTTCTGATGATGATATAATCAAACATCCGTCCTGCAATTTTACCACATTCTTTAATGTCTTTGTCCCGTCGGTCTCCCACTCCGGAAATAATTCCAATTTTTTTGGTGGCTTCTACGTTTTTTAAATAATCCTCAATGGCTTCATATCCCGCAGGATTATGTGCAAAGTCTATTAATACCTGGAATTTTTTAAACTTAAAAATATTCAACCGACCAGGCATCAAGACCGGACTTGGTATAAAAGTACGGAGAGAATTGGCAATATCTTCAATTTCAAAACCATACAGATAAGCCGCTAAACTGGCTGCCAAAACATTAGAAATCATAAACTTGGCTTTGGCTTCCATGGTAATTGGAATGCTGTGTGCCTTCGCAATACGGATTTTCCAATCTCCTTTTTTAATGGTAACAAAACCTTCTTCATATACGCAGGTTACTTTTCCTTCTTTGGCGAATTTCAGAATGTGGGGATTATTTTCATCCAGACTGAAAATGGCTACCTTAGAATCTAAGTCAGGAAGCAATCTCATTGAATATTCGTCGTCGGCATTTAAAACACTCCAGCCATCTTTTTTCACAGAATCCAGTACGACCCGTTTCACTTTTGTCAGATCCTTCAAATTGTGAATATCGTTCATTCCGAGATGGTCTTCTTTGATATTGGTTAAAACCCCGATATCGCATGAACTGTAACCTAAACCAGACCGAAGGATTCCGCCTCTCGCTGTTTCTAAAACGGCAAATTCTACGGTAGGATCCTTTAATATGAATTCCGCGGAAACCGGTCCCGTAGTATCTCCTTTGGTGAGCATCGTGTTCTGAATATAAATTCCGTCCGAAGTGGTAAATCCTACTCTATAGCCGTTATTTTTTACGATGTGGGAAATCAGTCTTGTGGTGGTTGTTTTACCGTTAGTTCCGGTTACCGCAATAATCGGAATTTTTGCCGGTTTTCCGTGAGGATAAAGCATATCGACCACTGGAGCCGCTACGTTTCTTGGCAAACCTTCACTTGGAGCAAGGTGCATTCTAAATCCCGGTGCCGCATTCACTTCTAAAATAGCTCCTCCACTTTCCCTTAAAGGTTGGGTGAGATTTTCTGCCATGATATCAATTCCGGCGACATCCAGACCGATAATTCTTGAAACTCTTTCCGCCATGACTATATTTTCGGGATGAACCATATCAGTGACATCGATCGAGGTGCCACCGGTAGAAAGATTTGCGGTTGATTTCAGATAAACGATTTCGCCGTTTTTCGGAATGCTTTCCAGAGTGAAATTTAATTTCTCTAAAAGTTCATTGGTATCTTTATCGACGAGAATTTCTGTTAACACATTTTCATGTCCGTAGCCTCTTCTCGGATCTAAATTTTCTTTATCAATGAGTTGCTGAATATTCAGCGCGCCATCTCCGATGATATGTGCAGGAACCCGGCGGGCAGCTGCAATCATTTTATGATTTATAACCAATATGCGGAAATCATATCCGGTGATATATCTTTCTACAATCACTTTCTTGGAATAATTCTGTGCATGAGCCAAGCCGACTTTTGCAGTTTCAAAATCATTAATATTGATGGAAGAACCTTTACCATGATTGCCGTCTAAAGGTTTTATTACAAGCGGATACCCAATTTTCTGAATCGTTTTCTCTAATCCTTCTTCATCGGACACCAAGTCACCAACCGGAACGGGAATCGCCGCTTCATCGAGCATCTTTTTTGTGAGTTCTTTATTACAGGCAATATCTACCGCAATCGAACTTGTATTTCCTGTAATGGTCGCCTGAAATCTTGTCTGATTAACTCCATATCCCAACTGGACCAGAGAATTTCTGCCCAATCTTATCCAGGGAATATTTCTGGCAACCGCTTCCTCTACAATACTTCCTGTTGATGGTCCTAACCTTTCGCGCTCGCGGATTTCTTTTAAATTTCTAATGCATTCTTCTAGATTATAATCACGGGCCTCAATTAAGCATCTTGCAATTTCAACAGACTGTTCAGCCGCATAAATACCGGAATTCTCTTCCAGATAACTGAATACAACATTATAAACGCCGGGAGTTTTGGTTTCTCTGGTACGTCCGAAACCTGTATCCATTCCTGCTAAAGTCTGAATCTCCAAAGCGATATGTTCGATAACGTGGCCCATCCAGGTTCCCATTTCAACCCGTAAGAAAAAACCGCCTTCTGTCCCTTCCGAACACCGGTGGGTAATAAGTGTGGGCATCAATAGCTGTAATCTGTCACGGAAACCATCAATTTTATTGGTGGGCAAATGCTCCATTTCTTCGAGATCCAAACGCATCTGAATGAGTTTCTTTCTTCTGATACTCCAAATATTGGGTCCGCGTAAAACTTGTATTCTATCAATTTTCATAGGTGATTGGTCTCTTTTTATATTCTTTGAATTTTTATTTGAATTTCAAAGATAATCGAAAACCTTAATAATTCTAAAAAAAATATTTAAAATTGGAAGCATTTTTTCACGCACATCCCAATTAAGCCATCAGCCTTTAATTAAAATGATAAGGTAATTATTGAAGTAGCAAGGAATAATTTTTTAAATTTGCAATCTATGAAAGCAGTTGGAAAATTAATGATTATTGGCGGCGCCGTTAACAAAGGCAGTTTCTCCGAAACCGATTATGATCAGAATGTAGAAAAAAACCTGAATTTTTTCGAGCGTGGAATTTTAAGAAAAATTATCGATGAATCCCGCTTAAAAGAAAATTCGGTGATCGAAATTATTACGACTGCATCCCAAATCCCACAAATTGTAGGTCCGGAATATAAAAAAGCATTTGAATTTCTGGGCGCAAAAAATGTAAATATCCTGGA includes these proteins:
- a CDS encoding nucleoside-diphosphate kinase, which produces MSGKITFTMIKPDAVADGHIGAILGKISEAGYKVKALKLTQLTVADAKKFYEVHAERPFYGELVDFMSSGPIVAAVLEKDNAVEDFRTLIGATNPADAAEGTIRKMFARSVGENAVHGSDSDENALIEAAFHFSGREIF
- the rsgA gene encoding ribosome small subunit-dependent GTPase A, which produces MKGLITKSTGSWYQVLEYETGKFFEARIRGKFKLIKTRLTNPLAVGDLVEFSLEQDDVAWITKIEPRKNYLIRKAVNLSKEAHIIASNIDIACFIFTLKHPETSYGFLDRFLSCCEAYNIKPLILFNKMDVLSEEEKELTKEIEGLYQNIGYETLEISSYSNLNLEVLKSIIKDKVSVFFGHSGSGKSTLVNAMQPGVNIKTSAISETHLKGKHTTTFAQMHFWKFGGSVIDTPGVREFAMIDVEKEEIQHYFPEIFKTGRKCKFHNCMHINEPKCAVLEAVESGEIEETRYITYLKIMEEAEENSAQ
- a CDS encoding chorismate mutase; the encoded protein is MNLQTLENNWIKEFSKPLIIAGPCSAESEAQMLETAKRIKESNADVPIFRAGIWKPRTKPNGFEGVGVIGLNWLKKVKEEYGFQTATEVANAHHVAAALEADVDILWIGARSTVNPFTVQEIAEALKGTDKTILVKNPVNPDLALWIGALERLLGQDVKNLGVLHRGFSTYQKTKYRNIPNWQIALDFKNQFPNIPMLVDPSHICGNRTGLAGIAQEALNVGYEGIMIETHCNPDEAWSDAAQQITPETLSELLQNLKVRNSDISAFDGEMGRHRTLISDLDFQLIELLSQRMKISEKIGNLKKDNNIAIFQPERWKVITEYAIQKADESGMSAEFIEKVFKAIHEESIEVQNNI
- the dnaX gene encoding DNA polymerase III subunit gamma/tau produces the protein MENFVVSARKYRPQEFDTVVGQGHITETLEHAIGENQLAQALLFCGPRGVGKTTCARILARKINERDGSTSEDGFAYNIFELDAASNNSVNDIRELTDQVRFAPQVGKYKIYIIDEVHMLSQAAFNAFLKTLEEPPAHAIFILATTEKHKIIPTILSRCQIYDFKRITIEDIQLHLQKIADKEGIQYEDDALYLIAQKADGALRDALSIFDRLSTFSQKNITLAKAAEVLNVLDYEQYLSIVDLAHENKISDTLFALNEIIKKGFDPHIFIAGLGSHFRDLMMAQNPQTLSLIEVGEKTKIKFLEQSKKWNAQQLVDAIEICNHADINYKNSKNPRLTVEIALMQLSSLSVNAADSKKKNI
- the cphA gene encoding cyanophycin synthetase translates to MKIDRIQVLRGPNIWSIRRKKLIQMRLDLEEMEHLPTNKIDGFRDRLQLLMPTLITHRCSEGTEGGFFLRVEMGTWMGHVIEHIALEIQTLAGMDTGFGRTRETKTPGVYNVVFSYLEENSGIYAAEQSVEIARCLIEARDYNLEECIRNLKEIRERERLGPSTGSIVEEAVARNIPWIRLGRNSLVQLGYGVNQTRFQATITGNTSSIAVDIACNKELTKKMLDEAAIPVPVGDLVSDEEGLEKTIQKIGYPLVIKPLDGNHGKGSSININDFETAKVGLAHAQNYSKKVIVERYITGYDFRILVINHKMIAAARRVPAHIIGDGALNIQQLIDKENLDPRRGYGHENVLTEILVDKDTNELLEKLNFTLESIPKNGEIVYLKSTANLSTGGTSIDVTDMVHPENIVMAERVSRIIGLDVAGIDIMAENLTQPLRESGGAILEVNAAPGFRMHLAPSEGLPRNVAAPVVDMLYPHGKPAKIPIIAVTGTNGKTTTTRLISHIVKNNGYRVGFTTSDGIYIQNTMLTKGDTTGPVSAEFILKDPTVEFAVLETARGGILRSGLGYSSCDIGVLTNIKEDHLGMNDIHNLKDLTKVKRVVLDSVKKDGWSVLNADDEYSMRLLPDLDSKVAIFSLDENNPHILKFAKEGKVTCVYEEGFVTIKKGDWKIRIAKAHSIPITMEAKAKFMISNVLAASLAAYLYGFEIEDIANSLRTFIPSPVLMPGRLNIFKFKKFQVLIDFAHNPAGYEAIEDYLKNVEATKKIGIISGVGDRRDKDIKECGKIAGRMFDYIIIRNEKHLRGRTEEEINELLISGIQEAGRNVTYESIPKEIEALKHAMSMAEEGTFITALSDVVTNAIDLVQEYQNREILEKGNVN